A genomic stretch from Deltaproteobacteria bacterium includes:
- a CDS encoding dihydroorotate dehydrogenase electron transfer subunit, with protein sequence MTVETPVTASFQSARRLSPGNDPAGAMYEIRFRMLSGHQPARPGQFYMVRPAIGSAPLLPRPLAPFLDTRDEIAFGIRVIGDGTRRMIAAMKGEPWTVLGPYGNGFDAPVTPREKIWLVGGGIGVPPLVHLASQYPSDYTAIIGAKTGGELHWTRQFGGAGVFLSTDDGSEGFRGTAADLLRHLLSRATKPDRIITCGPHPLMAATAAICRAANIRCDVSLEERMACGTGICISCVCRIRTPDGNYRHARVCAEGPVFPAEEVHW encoded by the coding sequence ATGACCGTCGAAACTCCTGTTACCGCAAGCTTCCAGTCGGCCCGTCGTCTTTCGCCGGGCAATGACCCAGCCGGAGCCATGTACGAGATCAGGTTCCGGATGCTATCCGGCCACCAGCCGGCCCGTCCGGGCCAGTTTTATATGGTCCGCCCGGCCATCGGCTCTGCGCCGCTGCTTCCCCGCCCGCTTGCGCCGTTTCTGGACACCAGGGACGAGATCGCCTTCGGCATCCGGGTGATAGGCGACGGCACACGGCGCATGATCGCTGCGATGAAAGGCGAGCCGTGGACCGTACTGGGGCCTTACGGCAACGGATTCGACGCGCCCGTCACTCCCAGGGAAAAGATATGGCTCGTGGGTGGCGGCATCGGCGTGCCCCCGCTCGTTCACCTGGCCAGCCAGTATCCATCTGACTACACGGCGATCATCGGCGCGAAAACCGGTGGTGAACTCCACTGGACCCGGCAGTTCGGCGGCGCGGGGGTGTTCCTCTCGACCGACGACGGCTCGGAAGGTTTCAGGGGGACGGCGGCAGACCTGCTGCGCCATCTTCTGTCCAGGGCCACCAAGCCCGACCGGATCATCACCTGCGGTCCCCACCCGCTCATGGCGGCCACGGCTGCCATTTGCCGCGCCGCCAACATCCGGTGCGATGTATCGCTTGAGGAACGGATGGCCTGTGGTACCGGAATCTGCATCAGCTGCGTTTGCCGTATCCGCACGCCAGACGGTAACTACCGCCATGCCCGCGTCTGCGCGGAAGGCCCTGTTTTCCCCGCCGAGGAGGTTCACTGGTGA
- the moaC gene encoding cyclic pyranopterin monophosphate synthase MoaC, producing the protein MTRKLTHISSGGKPRMVDVSGKLKTVRVARAQALVQLSKSTAALVRSKQAKKGDVLQVAILAGIQAVKRTPDIIPLCHPIAVTGVEVDASLGRDGVVTIESAVKTMGETGVEMEALTAVSIAALTVYDMLKAVERGIVIKNIGLLEKSGGKSGHWKRRNS; encoded by the coding sequence ATGACTCGCAAGCTCACTCATATCAGTTCCGGCGGAAAGCCCCGGATGGTAGATGTTTCCGGGAAACTGAAAACTGTCAGGGTCGCAAGGGCTCAGGCTCTGGTGCAGTTGTCGAAATCCACGGCGGCACTGGTCCGGTCGAAACAGGCAAAAAAAGGAGATGTCCTGCAGGTGGCGATTCTGGCCGGTATTCAGGCCGTCAAACGGACGCCGGATATCATTCCCCTTTGTCACCCCATAGCGGTCACGGGTGTGGAGGTGGACGCCTCGCTTGGCCGTGACGGTGTCGTCACCATTGAATCAGCCGTGAAAACCATGGGTGAAACCGGCGTCGAAATGGAAGCCCTCACGGCTGTATCAATAGCGGCGCTGACGGTTTACGACATGCTGAAAGCCGTTGAGCGCGGAATTGTGATAAAGAATATAGGACTGCTGGAAAAATCCGGAGGGAAAAGCGGGCACTGGAAACGCAGAAATAGTTAG
- a CDS encoding SMP-30/gluconolactonase/LRE family protein, with translation MKNGLYGSRKRLPPPKLIPVPAAKPEDVVVDTDGSLITGTEDGQIFRLDPVTGKAVRIARTGGRPLGIEFLPDRKLLICDSKRGLLAADPATGKVEVLLDRVGGRQMRFCNNAAVASDGTVYFSDSSLRYGIDHYRRDVIENRPSGRLLRFTPAKTVDVLIENIPFANGVALAPDESFAVVAETAGYCLTRYWLKGPQTGRSDTFAADLPGMPDNLSTGSDGLLWVALASPRDRRLESILKLPYPLRKLLSRIPESVGPAVARSVLMMAFDFSGRCVHNLEGDAGSFHMVTGVREYQGTIYAGSIVESAIAAFRFA, from the coding sequence ATGAAGAACGGCCTCTACGGATCACGGAAACGGCTTCCACCACCGAAGCTCATCCCCGTTCCGGCCGCCAAGCCCGAGGATGTTGTCGTCGATACCGACGGTTCGCTCATCACCGGCACCGAGGACGGCCAGATATTCCGGCTGGACCCCGTCACGGGCAAGGCAGTCCGGATCGCCCGCACCGGCGGACGGCCCCTGGGGATTGAATTCCTTCCGGACCGAAAGCTTCTTATCTGCGACAGCAAGCGGGGACTGCTGGCGGCCGATCCGGCCACCGGCAAGGTCGAGGTTCTACTGGACAGGGTGGGTGGCCGCCAGATGCGGTTCTGCAACAACGCCGCCGTCGCCAGCGACGGGACTGTCTACTTCAGCGATTCATCGCTCCGGTACGGCATCGACCACTACCGCCGCGATGTGATCGAGAACCGGCCGAGCGGCCGGCTCCTCCGGTTCACACCTGCAAAAACAGTCGACGTGTTGATTGAAAATATCCCGTTTGCCAATGGCGTGGCACTGGCACCTGACGAATCGTTTGCCGTCGTTGCGGAAACCGCCGGATACTGTCTGACCCGTTACTGGCTGAAGGGCCCCCAGACCGGCCGGAGCGATACCTTCGCCGCCGACCTGCCGGGGATGCCGGACAATCTCTCCACCGGCTCGGACGGACTGCTCTGGGTGGCGCTCGCCTCGCCACGGGATCGCCGGCTCGAATCGATCCTGAAGCTCCCCTATCCCTTGAGAAAGCTGCTCTCACGGATACCGGAATCAGTCGGTCCGGCTGTGGCGCGCAGCGTCCTGATGATGGCGTTCGATTTTTCGGGCCGCTGTGTACACAACCTTGAAGGTGATGCCGGTTCCTTCCATATGGTCACTGGTGTGCGTGAATATCAGGGAACGATCTACGCTGGCAGCATTGTCGAAAGCGCCATAGCGGCGTTTCGGTTCGCCTAA
- a CDS encoding response regulator → MNFLVVDDEAVHRLAVGEILRRAGHQVTEAADGLLATEFATTQKFDWVLMDIRMPRLDGIQATEALRQIDPTSKIVVISAFVDSAVRSRLEQLGVHKILNKPILPESLIETVMGATGKDRPPRILYIEDNPENLLLVRRILERKGYEILAAQSGLAGLELAAQSQPDLILLDINLPELDGYALASRLKNTEGLKDTPIIAVTANVMAGDKERSLVAGCDGYIEKPIDVAAFPEQVKAFLAGKREKIENVETESRFLKEFRANVAQQLENKIRELGRANDELRELDRLKGEFLQNISHELRTPLTPISGYLEMMLTGEMGPLTQSQREALNAIERSAKRLSELIDRLLDFTRLASGRAEIALKPFPATEWISQIRGQIMPLANEKKIYIGFDSGDAPEMLYGDRERLLQLVLNLLQNAVKFTPPERKVFFRINQAEAASLLARYGNFLGQPLTPGTKWVHIEVGDEGIGISSEHQRRIFDRFYQVDGSLTRRFGGIGMGLALVRMIAESHGGQVWVESEPGSGATFHVILPIKSTT, encoded by the coding sequence ATGAACTTTCTCGTGGTTGACGACGAGGCGGTACATCGCCTTGCAGTGGGCGAAATCCTGCGCCGGGCCGGGCATCAGGTTACCGAAGCCGCCGACGGACTCCTGGCAACCGAATTTGCCACCACTCAGAAGTTCGACTGGGTGTTGATGGATATCCGGATGCCCCGGCTGGACGGTATCCAGGCGACGGAAGCTCTCCGCCAGATTGATCCGACCTCCAAGATCGTCGTTATTAGTGCCTTCGTGGATAGTGCCGTTCGCTCCCGGCTGGAGCAGCTTGGTGTTCACAAGATCCTGAACAAGCCAATTTTGCCCGAATCGCTCATCGAAACGGTCATGGGCGCAACCGGAAAAGACCGTCCTCCGCGCATCCTTTATATTGAGGATAACCCCGAGAACCTGCTGCTCGTCCGTCGGATTCTGGAGCGGAAGGGGTACGAAATACTGGCCGCCCAGTCGGGCCTTGCAGGGCTTGAGCTGGCCGCCCAGTCCCAGCCCGATCTCATCCTTCTCGATATCAACCTTCCGGAATTGGACGGTTACGCCCTCGCTTCCCGGCTGAAAAATACGGAAGGACTGAAGGACACGCCCATTATTGCCGTCACCGCCAATGTTATGGCGGGCGACAAGGAACGTTCGCTGGTCGCTGGATGCGACGGGTACATTGAAAAGCCGATCGATGTCGCCGCCTTTCCCGAACAGGTCAAGGCATTCCTTGCCGGCAAACGCGAGAAGATTGAAAATGTGGAAACCGAGAGCCGGTTCCTCAAGGAGTTCCGCGCCAATGTTGCCCAGCAGCTGGAAAACAAGATCCGTGAACTCGGACGGGCCAACGATGAACTACGCGAACTCGACCGTCTGAAGGGCGAGTTCCTGCAGAATATCTCCCATGAACTCCGGACACCTCTCACCCCCATCAGCGGGTATCTTGAGATGATGCTCACAGGTGAAATGGGCCCTCTGACCCAAAGCCAGCGCGAGGCGCTGAATGCGATTGAGCGGTCAGCCAAGAGACTCTCGGAGCTGATCGACCGGCTTCTGGACTTCACTCGGCTGGCATCAGGCCGGGCAGAAATAGCGCTGAAACCGTTCCCCGCCACCGAATGGATCTCCCAGATCCGGGGACAGATCATGCCGCTGGCGAACGAAAAAAAGATCTATATTGGCTTCGATAGCGGCGACGCCCCTGAAATGCTCTATGGCGACCGGGAGCGGCTGCTTCAGCTCGTGCTGAATTTGCTCCAGAATGCGGTCAAGTTCACACCGCCGGAGCGGAAGGTATTTTTCAGAATCAACCAGGCCGAGGCTGCTTCATTACTGGCCCGGTACGGGAACTTTCTCGGACAGCCGCTTACGCCCGGAACCAAATGGGTGCATATCGAGGTCGGCGATGAAGGGATCGGGATTTCATCTGAACACCAGCGCAGGATTTTTGACCGCTTTTACCAGGTGGATGGGTCACTTACCCGGCGGTTTGGAGGCATTGGCATGGGGCTCGCGCTGGTGCGGATGATCGCCGAATCCCACGGCGGGCAGGTCTGGGTGGAAAGCGAACCCGGTTCCGGAGCCACATTTCATGTCATTCTGCCAATAAAGAGTACAACTTGA
- the clpX gene encoding ATP-dependent Clp protease ATP-binding subunit ClpX: protein MPPVTPPTRPAPPQRPAPVQLTPRQIYTHLDRFVIGQDTAKKVVATAAYNHYKRLFHSDRRPEYPIRKSNILLIGPTGCGKTHIARNLAQILDAPFTVCDATEYTEAGYYGKDVEVMVAELLFKTGGNVDAAQRGIIFIDEIDKIARRTGNMRTGAGSRDIGGEGVQQALLKMLEGQKMFVPMNVTQHWNRHDFVEVDTTNILFICAGAFSDLRPELEARPIGFSTGGNEQAPQTLRRNRITNRELSNYGLIPELLGRLPVVVEMDPLTRDEMIRVVTTPPDSILNEYTQLLAMDGVTLDIRPEAVEVVVDCAIGQRVGARGIRSIMEVLFRDVLFEAPERTGETFVATGEWVRERIAGMQGPDGGLSVS, encoded by the coding sequence ATGCCTCCGGTGACGCCACCCACCCGGCCTGCGCCGCCACAGCGGCCCGCCCCTGTACAGCTCACGCCACGGCAGATATATACCCACCTCGACCGGTTCGTAATCGGCCAGGACACGGCCAAGAAGGTCGTCGCAACCGCTGCCTATAATCACTACAAGCGGCTCTTCCACTCCGACCGGCGCCCCGAATACCCCATTCGCAAGTCGAACATATTGCTGATCGGCCCTACTGGTTGCGGCAAGACACACATCGCCCGCAACCTGGCCCAGATACTCGACGCACCTTTCACTGTCTGTGATGCCACCGAATACACGGAAGCCGGATACTATGGAAAAGACGTGGAGGTGATGGTCGCCGAGCTGCTGTTCAAGACCGGCGGCAATGTGGATGCAGCCCAGCGCGGAATCATCTTCATCGACGAAATCGACAAGATCGCCCGGCGGACCGGGAATATGCGTACCGGGGCGGGCTCCCGCGACATCGGCGGTGAGGGAGTCCAGCAGGCTCTGCTCAAGATGCTGGAAGGGCAAAAGATGTTCGTCCCGATGAACGTGACGCAACACTGGAACCGGCATGATTTCGTCGAAGTGGACACAACCAACATCCTCTTTATCTGCGCGGGTGCATTCAGTGATCTCCGGCCGGAACTGGAAGCCCGGCCCATCGGGTTCAGCACCGGCGGCAACGAGCAGGCACCCCAGACGTTACGCCGCAACCGGATAACAAACCGGGAACTCTCCAACTACGGGCTTATCCCCGAACTGCTGGGGCGCCTGCCGGTGGTGGTAGAAATGGACCCGCTGACCCGGGACGAGATGATCCGGGTCGTCACGACTCCACCAGACTCCATCCTGAACGAATACACCCAGCTGCTTGCCATGGATGGTGTCACGCTGGATATCCGGCCCGAGGCAGTAGAAGTGGTTGTGGACTGCGCGATAGGGCAGCGGGTGGGTGCCAGAGGCATCAGATCCATCATGGAAGTGCTGTTCCGGGATGTACTATTTGAGGCGCCCGAACGGACCGGAGAGACATTTGTTGCGACGGGTGAATGGGTCAGGGAGCGAATCGCCGGAATGCAGGGACCGGATGGCGGATTATCCGTGTCCTGA
- a CDS encoding chemotaxis protein CheB, translating into MNNHDAVVVIGSSTGGPQTLRAFLAALKSPLPCPLIIVQHMPPKFTWGFARGLDRIYCGHVVELQQDEHLTPGTAYVAPGGYRATVCLPGEKPRFRIEPPSAEDRFAPGIDPMFKSAAERFGRNTLAIIVSGISTGLVIDGIEGCRSVKERGGAVFVENPDTAVCGGMPRECLPYSDRTLAGADMAPAVEGWLLGRITS; encoded by the coding sequence ATGAATAATCATGATGCCGTGGTGGTGATTGGCTCTTCCACCGGCGGGCCCCAGACGCTCCGGGCTTTTCTGGCGGCACTGAAGTCACCACTCCCCTGCCCCCTCATTATCGTCCAACACATGCCCCCCAAATTCACATGGGGCTTCGCCCGTGGGCTCGATCGAATCTACTGTGGTCATGTAGTAGAACTTCAGCAGGATGAACACCTGACCCCGGGCACCGCCTATGTCGCTCCTGGTGGCTACCGGGCCACCGTATGCCTCCCCGGTGAAAAGCCAAGATTTCGCATAGAACCCCCTTCGGCCGAAGACCGATTCGCACCAGGCATAGACCCCATGTTCAAGAGTGCCGCCGAACGCTTTGGCCGAAACACGCTGGCGATCATTGTTTCCGGAATTTCCACGGGACTGGTCATTGATGGAATAGAAGGATGCCGTTCGGTCAAGGAACGCGGTGGCGCCGTCTTCGTGGAGAACCCCGATACTGCCGTGTGCGGCGGGATGCCACGTGAATGTCTTCCCTATTCTGACCGCACCCTGGCGGGTGCAGATATGGCCCCGGCCGTCGAGGGCTGGCTGCTGGGGAGGATCACCAGTTGA
- the rimI gene encoding ribosomal protein S18-alanine N-acetyltransferase — protein MSADPESRNPPVELSRMRELDLDEIMRVERLSFSSPWKRDMFLEELNRHHSVTWVARAAGLSARPLIGYVMFWLIADELHILNIAVDPDWRQMGIGTRLMETVLTAAKGHQSALIVLDVRPANRAARKLYERFGFRTVGVRPQYYSDTGEDALVMVREAPFEPMCPGKPAGGSPASEGNP, from the coding sequence GTGAGCGCCGATCCCGAGTCGAGGAATCCGCCGGTTGAGCTCTCCCGCATGCGGGAACTCGACCTCGACGAGATCATGCGGGTCGAAAGGCTGTCGTTCAGCTCCCCCTGGAAACGGGACATGTTCCTGGAGGAGCTGAACCGGCACCACTCAGTCACCTGGGTGGCGCGGGCAGCGGGACTTTCCGCCAGACCCCTGATCGGTTATGTGATGTTCTGGCTGATCGCTGATGAACTGCATATCCTCAACATCGCCGTCGATCCCGACTGGCGGCAGATGGGGATCGGCACCAGGCTCATGGAAACGGTGCTCACCGCCGCCAAGGGGCATCAGAGCGCGCTCATCGTGCTGGATGTCCGTCCGGCCAACCGGGCGGCCCGGAAACTCTATGAGAGATTCGGTTTCAGGACCGTGGGCGTCCGGCCGCAGTATTATTCGGACACCGGCGAGGATGCGCTGGTGATGGTGCGCGAGGCCCCGTTCGAGCCCATGTGCCCCGGCAAACCGGCCGGCGGCAGTCCAGCAAGCGAAGGGAACCCATGA
- the htpX gene encoding zinc metalloprotease HtpX has product MFANRLKTFLLLAGLSALLIYVGALLGGETGLIMAFGMAILMNVGSYWFSDKIVLRMYRARPVTPEQAPRLYALCEKLARNAKIPMPRIYIIPEQTPNAFATGRNPEHGVVALTEGIMNMLNERELAGVIAHEMGHIKNRDILVQTVAAVIAAALQFLAHFAMFFSGGRRDERGTHPAIAIIIMILSPIAALLIQSMISRTREYMADSTGAAIAQDTQGLQSALMKIDNYARGVPMQHTHEATAHMFIINPLAGGGLVKLFSTHPATQERVKALQELDIRTVQL; this is encoded by the coding sequence ATGTTCGCAAACCGGCTCAAGACCTTTCTTCTTCTGGCAGGACTGTCGGCGCTGCTCATCTATGTAGGCGCGCTGCTCGGCGGAGAGACCGGCCTCATCATGGCATTCGGCATGGCCATCCTGATGAATGTGGGAAGTTACTGGTTTTCCGACAAGATCGTCCTGCGTATGTACCGGGCCCGCCCGGTTACACCGGAACAGGCACCGCGCCTCTATGCGCTCTGCGAGAAACTGGCAAGGAACGCGAAGATTCCGATGCCGCGCATCTACATCATCCCCGAACAGACGCCCAATGCCTTTGCCACGGGCCGCAATCCCGAGCATGGCGTCGTGGCGCTCACCGAAGGCATCATGAACATGCTGAACGAGCGTGAACTGGCTGGCGTGATCGCCCACGAGATGGGGCACATCAAGAACCGGGATATCCTGGTACAGACCGTGGCGGCCGTCATCGCAGCAGCGCTCCAGTTTCTCGCCCACTTCGCCATGTTCTTCAGCGGCGGCCGCCGCGACGAGCGGGGAACGCATCCGGCCATTGCCATCATCATCATGATCCTGTCGCCGATTGCGGCCCTGCTGATCCAGTCCATGATTAGCCGTACCCGCGAATACATGGCCGATTCGACTGGCGCGGCCATCGCCCAGGATACACAGGGACTCCAGAGCGCGCTGATGAAGATCGACAACTACGCCCGGGGCGTCCCGATGCAGCATACCCATGAGGCGACCGCCCACATGTTCATCATCAACCCGCTCGCGGGGGGTGGCCTCGTCAAGCTGTTCTCCACCCACCCCGCCACCCAGGAGCGGGTGAAGGCCTTGCAGGAGCTCGATATCCGTACTGTGCAATTGTAA
- the aroF gene encoding 3-deoxy-7-phosphoheptulonate synthase, producing the protein MIVVFKPDATQEQVDQVAEQVTGMGLRVHFNKGAERTIMGAVGDDRKLQSANWQSWPGVEQVIPILAPYKLVSRDFQKHDSSIDVRGERIGAKDKMQVMAGPCSVESVEQMMHLADVVKTEGLGFMRGGAYKPRTSPYAFQGLESEGLDILMEAKKKTGLRIVTELMDPRDIPLFEGRADVIQIGARNMQNFRLLKEVGQLKTPVLLKRGLANTLKELLMAAEYIAAGGNLNIILCERGIRTFETDTRNTFDVSAIPVLKEKTHLPVIADPSHAGGRWDLVEPLALAAVAAGADGLIVEIHHQPEKALCDGDQALKPPKFVKLMEKIRAVAKIVGRDA; encoded by the coding sequence ATGATCGTAGTATTCAAGCCGGATGCGACCCAGGAACAGGTTGACCAGGTGGCCGAACAGGTCACAGGCATGGGGCTCCGGGTCCACTTCAACAAAGGCGCGGAGCGGACGATCATGGGAGCGGTTGGCGACGACCGCAAGCTCCAGAGCGCCAACTGGCAGAGCTGGCCAGGCGTCGAGCAGGTGATCCCGATTCTTGCCCCGTACAAGCTGGTGAGCCGCGACTTCCAGAAGCACGATTCATCCATTGACGTGCGCGGCGAGCGGATCGGCGCGAAGGACAAGATGCAGGTGATGGCGGGTCCGTGCTCGGTGGAGAGCGTCGAACAGATGATGCACCTGGCCGATGTGGTGAAGACCGAGGGCCTGGGGTTCATGCGTGGCGGCGCCTACAAGCCCCGCACCTCGCCCTATGCCTTCCAGGGACTGGAGAGCGAGGGACTCGACATCCTCATGGAAGCCAAGAAGAAGACCGGCCTCCGCATCGTAACCGAACTGATGGACCCGCGCGACATTCCGCTATTCGAGGGCCGGGCCGACGTGATCCAGATCGGCGCACGAAACATGCAGAACTTCCGGCTGCTGAAGGAAGTGGGGCAACTGAAGACCCCGGTGCTCCTGAAGCGGGGCCTCGCCAATACGCTGAAGGAACTGCTCATGGCAGCCGAATACATCGCCGCCGGCGGCAACCTGAACATCATCCTGTGCGAGCGCGGCATCCGCACGTTCGAGACCGACACCCGCAACACCTTCGATGTGAGCGCCATTCCGGTGCTGAAGGAAAAGACGCATCTCCCGGTCATCGCCGACCCCTCGCACGCCGGTGGGCGCTGGGATCTGGTGGAGCCTCTGGCACTGGCTGCCGTCGCCGCCGGAGCCGACGGCCTCATCGTCGAGATTCACCACCAGCCGGAGAAGGCCCTCTGCGACGGCGACCAGGCGCTAAAGCCACCCAAGTTCGTCAAGCTGATGGAGAAGATCCGCGCCGTCGCCAAGATCGTCGGCCGCGACGCCTGA
- a CDS encoding hybrid sensor histidine kinase/response regulator, with the protein MTGLEGKRILCVDDEPANLQLLERVFRRAQADVRTAADAGAALDLLGQFEPDIVVTDLRLPDLQGKDLALRIRASRQMQNVPIVAITAYDDPVARAEALAAGCSGYLTKPIDVRTITAQLASFLPGQPGASPPPPPTSEEVQSLRRMGGDLVDRLYANISELRAKNAELSALQDRLVEARTRSALGEMAAGIVHEFRNPLSSISGLAGVVAQDLAIAGRDTKFADLIRDQVSRLERLCTQLLGFARPETPRTEQFDITDWLGREIERLRPGFPARWTPQSPVIPGKMLLVQGDVHHLAQIVLNLVRNAFDAVEDGGDVLIALEAVDGTARLTVQDTGCGIEPDSREKLFQPFFSTKGGNGTGLGLAVCKQLADRNNWELSAESEPRRLDRPGSGWTRFTLSLPLVQLPRQGARHE; encoded by the coding sequence GTGACGGGGCTGGAGGGCAAGCGGATTCTGTGCGTCGATGACGAGCCGGCGAACCTGCAGCTTCTTGAGCGGGTATTCCGCCGGGCTCAGGCCGATGTACGTACGGCGGCAGATGCTGGCGCAGCACTGGACCTGCTCGGCCAGTTTGAGCCGGATATCGTCGTCACCGATCTCAGGTTACCGGACCTTCAGGGGAAGGATCTGGCTCTCCGGATCCGTGCGTCGCGTCAGATGCAGAACGTCCCTATCGTTGCGATTACGGCCTATGACGACCCGGTTGCCCGTGCCGAAGCCCTCGCCGCCGGATGCAGCGGTTATCTGACCAAGCCGATCGATGTTCGCACCATTACTGCACAGCTTGCGTCGTTCCTGCCTGGACAGCCGGGCGCATCCCCCCCACCTCCACCGACCAGCGAGGAAGTTCAGAGCCTGCGCCGGATGGGTGGGGATCTCGTGGATCGTCTCTATGCAAACATTTCCGAACTACGGGCCAAGAACGCGGAACTGTCGGCCCTCCAGGACCGGCTGGTTGAAGCCCGTACCCGCAGTGCCTTGGGCGAAATGGCGGCCGGCATCGTCCATGAATTCCGCAATCCGCTGTCCTCGATTTCCGGACTGGCCGGTGTGGTCGCCCAGGATCTGGCCATTGCCGGCAGGGACACCAAGTTTGCGGATCTGATCCGCGATCAGGTGTCGCGGCTGGAGCGGCTCTGCACCCAGCTTCTGGGGTTTGCACGCCCGGAAACTCCCCGCACGGAACAGTTCGACATTACGGACTGGCTGGGGCGGGAAATTGAACGGCTCAGGCCCGGATTCCCCGCCCGGTGGACACCCCAGAGCCCGGTGATACCGGGCAAGATGCTGCTGGTTCAGGGTGACGTGCACCACCTGGCACAAATAGTCCTGAACCTGGTCCGCAATGCCTTCGATGCCGTGGAAGATGGCGGAGACGTTCTTATCGCTCTGGAGGCTGTGGACGGGACGGCCCGGCTGACTGTGCAGGATACTGGCTGCGGGATTGAGCCCGATTCACGGGAAAAACTGTTTCAGCCCTTCTTTTCAACCAAAGGTGGCAATGGAACTGGCCTCGGGCTGGCGGTCTGCAAGCAGCTCGCCGACCGCAACAACTGGGAACTTTCCGCAGAGAGCGAACCCCGGCGACTCGACCGTCCCGGTAGCGGCTGGACCCGTTTCACCCTGAGTCTTCCACTGGTGCAACTGCCCCGGCAGGGAGCCCGTCATGAATAA
- a CDS encoding dihydroorotate dehydrogenase: MLASGCGGYGPELKEFYEPSILGGIVVKSLSLKARLGNATPRTVETASGMLNAIGIQSGGIHDFIETKLPALTGARTVVIASIFEETIGGYAELAKVLDHVERVNGIEVNLSCPNVEKGGIVFGTDPSQAALVIEAVRRATTKPVWAKLSPNVTSVVDIAKAVESAGADAVTAINTLQGMAVDWRARKPVLANRTGGLSGPAIKPVALRIVDELKRSDLGIPIVGAGGISSAEDICEFLATGASAVQLGTINYLDPKAAPRLITDLNRLLAKENIPSARSLVGAISGGSMKQMSRDLAEFFKSF; encoded by the coding sequence ATGCTCGCCTCCGGGTGCGGCGGCTACGGCCCGGAACTGAAGGAGTTCTACGAGCCGTCCATCCTGGGCGGCATCGTCGTCAAGAGTCTCTCGCTGAAGGCCCGGCTGGGGAATGCTACTCCCCGCACCGTGGAAACGGCCTCTGGCATGCTGAACGCCATCGGTATCCAGAGCGGCGGTATTCATGACTTCATCGAGACAAAGCTCCCGGCGCTCACCGGCGCCCGGACCGTCGTCATCGCCTCGATCTTCGAGGAAACCATTGGCGGCTATGCTGAACTGGCAAAAGTTCTGGACCATGTGGAGCGCGTGAACGGGATCGAGGTGAATCTTTCCTGCCCGAACGTGGAAAAGGGCGGGATCGTGTTCGGCACCGACCCCTCACAGGCGGCACTGGTCATCGAGGCGGTCCGCCGGGCCACCACCAAGCCGGTCTGGGCGAAGCTCTCGCCGAATGTCACCAGCGTGGTGGATATCGCCAAGGCGGTGGAGAGCGCAGGTGCCGACGCCGTGACCGCCATCAACACCCTGCAGGGGATGGCCGTTGACTGGCGCGCCCGGAAGCCGGTCCTCGCCAACCGGACAGGTGGCCTGTCAGGCCCGGCCATCAAGCCTGTGGCTCTCAGAATCGTGGACGAACTGAAGCGCTCCGACCTCGGGATTCCGATTGTTGGCGCTGGGGGAATCTCCAGCGCCGAGGATATTTGCGAGTTTCTGGCGACGGGGGCTTCGGCGGTGCAACTCGGTACGATCAACTATCTGGACCCCAAGGCCGCGCCCCGGCTCATCACCGACCTTAACCGGCTGCTGGCGAAGGAAAATATCCCCAGTGCCCGGAGCCTCGTCGGGGCAATCTCCGGGGGCTCGATGAAACAGATGTCCCGTGATCTCGCCGAATTTTTCAAGAGCTTTTAG